TGAGCCTTAGATCAGGATCACGGCCCATACCAGGGTGATCATGGTCAGTGCCACGAATTGCGCGGCGCTGCCCATGTCCTTGGCGTTTTTCGACAGCGGGTGGCGGTCGAGGGAAATGCGGTCGATCGCCGCCTCTACCGCCGAATTGAGCAATTCAACGATCAGCGCCAGCAGGCACACGGCGATCAGCAACGCACGCTCGACCCGGCTGACATTCAGAAAGAAGCTCAGCGGGATCAGGATCACATTGAGCAACACCAACTGACGGAACGCCGCCTCGCCGGTGAACGCTGCGCGCAGGCCGTCCAGGAGTAACCCCCTGCATTGAAGATACGTTTGATACCGGTTTGACCCTTGAAAGGCGACATAGACGTAGGCAACTGAACTGAAGGAGTGGGGAAACTAGGTCACGCCAAGTCAAAAAAGCGTGAATCGATAGCAGCTTAATGCTGCGAAATTGACTCAAGTTGTTGCAAGAGCAACGCCGCCTGGGTACGCGTGCGCACGCCCAGCTTGCGGAAGATCGCGGTGACGTGGGCCTTGATGGTCGCCTCCGACACACTCAGCTCGTAGGCAATCTGCTTGTTCAGCAAGCCTTCGCACACCATGGTCAGCACCCGGAACTGCTGGGGCGTCAGGCTGGCGAGGCCATCACGAGCGGCCTTGGCTTCGTCGGACACGTTGATTTCTTCAAACGCTTGCGGCGGCCAGGACACATCACCGTCCAATACCGTGCGCACGGCCTTCTGGATATCTTCCATGGCGCTGGACTTGGGAATGAAGCCGCTGGCGCCGAACTCCTTGGAGCGCACCACCACGTCGGCTTCTTCCTGGGCCGAGACCATTACCACCGGGATTTGCGGGTATTGCCCACGCAGCAATACCAGCCCAGAGAAACCGTAGGCGCCTGGCATGTTCAGGTCGAGCAGCACCAGGTCCCAGTCAGATTTTTCGGTGAGGCGGGCTTCCAGTTCGGCAATGCTGGCCACTTCGACCAGGCGCACGTCCGGGCCCAGGCCCAGGGTGACCGCTTGATGCAGCGCACTGCGAAACAGCGGATGGTCATCGGCTATCAGGATTTCGTATGTGGCCA
The genomic region above belongs to Pseudomonas poae and contains:
- a CDS encoding response regulator transcription factor codes for the protein MATYEILIADDHPLFRSALHQAVTLGLGPDVRLVEVASIAELEARLTEKSDWDLVLLDLNMPGAYGFSGLVLLRGQYPQIPVVMVSAQEEADVVVRSKEFGASGFIPKSSAMEDIQKAVRTVLDGDVSWPPQAFEEINVSDEAKAARDGLASLTPQQFRVLTMVCEGLLNKQIAYELSVSEATIKAHVTAIFRKLGVRTRTQAALLLQQLESISQH